The Armatimonadota bacterium genome window below encodes:
- a CDS encoding HdeD family acid-resistance protein, producing MNTTHEGEISGADWWFFLTLGILVIVLGILAIGVPFVSTLAVAYTLGLILIVGGVAHAIHAFKTKGEGGFVLKLITALVYIAAGVFLLAYPLAGAVILTLVLAIFWSVAGIVKIINSLQLRHRPNWGWMLFNGIVTLILGLIVWSMWPVASLWVLGLFVGIDLIVAGWTVISLSFAAHGGFFTPMYRPT from the coding sequence ATGAATACGACTCACGAGGGTGAAATATCCGGGGCGGACTGGTGGTTTTTCTTAACCCTGGGAATTCTAGTGATCGTGCTGGGCATCCTGGCAATCGGCGTGCCGTTCGTAAGCACTCTGGCCGTAGCTTACACGCTGGGGCTTATTCTAATAGTTGGTGGAGTCGCGCATGCGATTCATGCATTTAAGACCAAGGGTGAAGGCGGCTTCGTACTGAAGCTGATTACCGCGCTCGTATATATTGCAGCGGGGGTGTTCCTGCTGGCATATCCGCTTGCGGGAGCAGTGATATTAACATTGGTGCTCGCTATTTTCTGGAGCGTGGCGGGCATCGTCAAAATAATCAACTCCCTACAACTCAGGCACAGACCCAACTGGGGATGGATGCTCTTCAACGGCATCGTGACATTGATCCTGGGGCTTATCGTCTGGAGCATGTGGCCAGTAGCAAGCCTGTGGGTCCTGGGACTGTTTGTCGGGATCGACCTGATAGTGGCGGGTTGGACGGTAATAAGTCTTTCATTCGCCGCACATGGGGGATTTTTTACCCCTATGTATCGACCGACTTAA
- a CDS encoding YHS domain-containing protein — protein sequence MPVDPVCGMVVAEEHAAVCSDFRGKHYCFCSEECKEEFDTDPDMYTAESEMAYEDEETF from the coding sequence ATGCCAGTCGATCCGGTATGCGGCATGGTAGTGGCCGAGGAGCACGCTGCCGTCTGCTCTGATTTTCGTGGAAAACACTATTGTTTTTGCAGCGAGGAGTGCAAGGAAGAGTTTGACACAGATCCCGATATGTATACTGCGGAGTCTGAAATGGCTTATGAAGACGAAGAGACTTTCTGA